One genomic region from Campylobacter sp. RM5004 encodes:
- a CDS encoding DUF1882 domain-containing protein: protein MLTSNDIALIKMINSHYFIKRDNIVSKIEHKGRTFYNKYERINEFLSPSLMREHAEGKIIIAHNLVNAQDKVENIVFDYNGFNTEKFWHRAQLLLREEGFINFTAYKSKTPGHLHLYIHKGHTAFTEGCGLANKLSAMLAQKMPVEWRVFPTLDMPKEYNILALPYEIYQKERGASWSKHM from the coding sequence ATGCTAACAAGTAATGATATAGCTCTTATTAAAATGATTAATTCACATTATTTCATTAAAAGAGATAATATAGTAAGCAAAATAGAGCATAAAGGTAGAACTTTTTATAATAAATACGAAAGAATTAATGAATTTTTATCACCAAGCCTTATGAGAGAGCATGCAGAAGGTAAAATCATAATCGCACATAATCTAGTAAATGCTCAAGATAAAGTAGAAAATATTGTATTTGATTACAATGGTTTTAATACTGAAAAGTTTTGGCACAGAGCACAATTATTATTAAGAGAAGAAGGTTTTATTAATTTTACAGCTTATAAAAGCAAAACTCCAGGACATTTACATCTTTATATTCATAAAGGTCATACAGCTTTTACTGAAGGTTGTGGGTTAGCTAATAAATTAAGCGCAATGTTAGCTCAAAAAATGCCTGTTGAATGGAGAGTATTCCCTACTCTTGATATGCCAAAAGAATATAATATATTAGCACTACCTTATGAAATTTACCAAAAAGAGCGTGGAGCGTCTTGGTCAAAACATATGTAA
- a CDS encoding SPOR domain-containing protein yields the protein MQEHNKFEDLVLENNNKKNKQKQVLFKIIMVIIVFLIVLIIFKIVGSSDNSKPALPPIEPSAKFEQKSQDNEVFENLKSENDGFSDDFSSLEERLKKENNIVEAEPKKSQEVQNVVKELAKVTPIKEEVKQATQETTKAQESPKEVIQVKQEVKKETKPKQESSVFDTLNISKPTNLVKQETKAPSTSNQGSFIQVYAGKNIDLKSHEIKKLDTLGLQYKVVTDNKGMSRVIVGPYSNSDKANALKYIRDNVKKDAFYYHAK from the coding sequence ATGCAAGAACACAATAAATTTGAAGATTTGGTATTAGAAAACAACAATAAGAAAAATAAACAAAAGCAAGTTTTATTTAAAATCATTATGGTAATTATTGTATTTTTAATAGTACTAATAATTTTTAAAATTGTAGGAAGTAGTGATAATTCAAAACCTGCTTTACCTCCGATAGAGCCTAGTGCAAAATTTGAACAAAAAAGTCAAGATAATGAAGTATTTGAGAATTTAAAAAGCGAAAACGATGGCTTTAGCGATGATTTTTCTTCATTAGAAGAAAGACTTAAAAAAGAAAATAACATAGTTGAAGCAGAACCTAAAAAATCTCAAGAAGTTCAAAATGTTGTAAAAGAATTAGCAAAAGTAACTCCTATAAAAGAAGAAGTTAAACAAGCTACCCAAGAAACAACAAAAGCTCAAGAAAGTCCAAAAGAAGTAATTCAAGTAAAACAAGAAGTTAAAAAAGAAACTAAGCCTAAGCAAGAAAGCTCAGTTTTTGATACCTTGAATATATCAAAGCCAACTAATTTAGTAAAACAAGAAACTAAAGCTCCAAGCACAAGCAATCAAGGAAGCTTTATTCAAGTTTATGCTGGTAAAAACATTGACTTAAAATCTCACGAGATTAAAAAGCTTGATACTTTAGGCTTACAATATAAAGTTGTAACAGATAATAAAGGAATGAGTAGAGTTATCGTTGGCCCATATTCAAACAGCGATAAAGCAAATGCTTTAAAATACATAAGAGATAATGTGAAAAAAGACGCATTCTATTATCATGCAAAATAA
- the aroE gene encoding shikimate dehydrogenase translates to MQNNNFGVIGNPIAHSKSPIIHNFWYEKLNIKANYEKILVTNTKDLKENILNYKGVNITLPYKEDVINTVNEQSQEVKAIKAANTIINDNGFLKAYNTDIFGFYEPIKNENIKNALIIGAGGAARAVYYALKENNINIKVINRSKKEDFLCEVDTNLKEFEFDILVNTTSASLNNLLPLNEDVLKTLAKNAKIAYDLAYNHDIFLNFCKTHNKNIKTQDGLDMLVYQAALAFKYFCGIYPNEDLINGAKKLII, encoded by the coding sequence ATGCAAAATAATAACTTTGGAGTGATAGGAAATCCTATCGCTCACTCTAAATCTCCAATAATTCATAATTTTTGGTATGAAAAATTAAATATAAAAGCAAATTACGAAAAGATTTTAGTAACAAATACAAAAGATTTAAAAGAAAATATATTAAATTATAAAGGCGTTAATATTACATTGCCTTATAAAGAAGATGTAATTAATACCGTAAATGAACAAAGCCAAGAAGTAAAAGCAATAAAAGCTGCAAATACAATTATCAATGATAATGGCTTTTTAAAGGCTTATAATACTGATATTTTTGGCTTTTATGAGCCTATAAAAAACGAAAATATAAAAAATGCTCTAATAATAGGTGCAGGTGGGGCTGCTAGAGCTGTTTATTATGCTTTAAAAGAAAATAACATAAATATTAAAGTAATTAATAGAAGTAAAAAAGAAGATTTTTTATGCGAAGTTGATACTAATTTAAAAGAATTTGAATTTGATATTTTGGTTAATACAACGAGCGCAAGTTTAAATAATCTTTTGCCACTTAATGAAGATGTTTTAAAAACCTTAGCAAAAAATGCAAAAATAGCTTATGATTTAGCTTATAATCACGATATATTTTTAAATTTTTGTAAAACTCATAATAAAAACATCAAAACACAAGATGGTCTTGATATGCTTGTTTATCAAGCAGCACTTGCTTTTAAATATTTTTGTGGAATTTATCCTAACGAAGATTTAATAAATGGTGCAAAAAAACTCATTATCTAA
- a CDS encoding YraN family protein, with translation MVQKNSLSKSIKGLKSYIFGKESENKAQNYLTKNGFKIITTNYKCKFGEIDIIATKKNILHFIEVKSSKNYESEYYLTARKLEKIIKTIYVFKEHFQDYNNFDFCIDLIAINNDNINFIENIN, from the coding sequence ATGGTGCAAAAAAACTCATTATCTAAAAGTATTAAGGGTCTAAAATCATATATTTTTGGTAAAGAAAGCGAAAACAAAGCTCAAAATTATTTAACGAAAAATGGCTTTAAAATAATCACAACAAATTACAAATGTAAATTTGGCGAAATTGATATAATTGCAACCAAAAAGAACATTTTACATTTTATAGAAGTAAAATCTAGTAAAAACTACGAAAGTGAATATTATTTAACAGCAAGAAAACTAGAAAAAATCATAAAAACAATATATGTTTTTAAAGAGCATTTTCAAGATTATAATAATTTTGATTTTTGTATAGATTTGATAGCTATTAATAATGATAATATTAATTTCATTGAAAATATAAATTAA
- a CDS encoding molybdopterin-dependent oxidoreductase produces the protein MKKLIASRVGAFYYENDKITPFEYDEAPTELIQNYKSRINHSSRIKNPCVRKGFLNGDKNRFDDEYIEISWDEAFDLIAKNLKHYYEKYGSSSIYAESYEWGGVGKIGWGRMLIHRLINTLGGGVFELGDYSTGSAIAAMPYVFDTSVVYEKPTDFKEIIKNAEVVVFWGANPFVTSKIAHDIPMHEHEKYLKEIAKSKEVIFIDVRVNESAKAMNAKTLIPNSNSDMAMAIAMCNYLYVNNLYDKEFIANHTTGFDEFKDYFLGKIDGINKDLAWASDICGISEVELKNLALKLKNNPSNILLGRSIQRQLNGEFNYLAIICLACMCGHISKDGLGIEFNLSSGCKGESAKNTESLKNINSLLGEIKGQNHYIPSSRLNECLLKPNSTTTYKDELIKYPDIKLMINACGAYFTHQPDSNESLKALNKLDCIITLEPFWTSLAKFSDIVLPVAIEGERYDIEQSTNKEILFALKPIKEPFYNALSDFTICKEIAKRFNKSYEFCKDLDELELVKMAYLDIVKRYEAKGIYLSTFHEFLERGYEKVQGLSELEPYTRFKNISKINLTIKGKIAKYEIKDELASKYPLFLTSAHSPYRLHSQLHNSDIRDSENNLEPVYLHTNLAKQKGIKTGDIVRVFNDRGELLAGTRVIDDINPKSILIFQGAWWDKCDNMCINGNVNVLTSANPSSSVSNSNTAHTCKVDLEKFQGNLKQEIRVFKEPKIIKKPL, from the coding sequence ATGAAAAAATTAATCGCTAGTAGGGTAGGGGCGTTTTATTATGAAAATGATAAAATCACGCCTTTTGAATATGATGAAGCACCAACCGAACTTATACAAAATTATAAAAGCCGTATAAATCATAGCTCAAGGATAAAAAATCCTTGCGTTAGAAAAGGCTTTTTAAATGGTGATAAAAACCGCTTTGATGATGAATATATAGAAATTAGTTGGGATGAAGCCTTTGATTTAATAGCAAAAAATCTAAAGCATTATTATGAAAAATATGGCTCAAGCAGTATTTACGCAGAAAGTTATGAGTGGGGTGGAGTAGGTAAGATTGGCTGGGGTAGAATGCTAATTCATAGACTTATAAATACTCTTGGTGGTGGGGTGTTTGAATTAGGTGATTATTCTACAGGCTCAGCAATCGCAGCTATGCCTTATGTTTTTGACACATCTGTTGTGTATGAAAAACCAACTGATTTTAAAGAGATTATAAAAAATGCTGAAGTAGTGGTATTTTGGGGTGCAAATCCCTTTGTAACTAGTAAAATCGCTCATGATATTCCTATGCACGAACACGAAAAATATCTAAAAGAAATCGCTAAAAGCAAGGAAGTGATTTTCATAGATGTTAGGGTAAATGAGAGTGCAAAGGCTATGAATGCTAAAACTCTAATTCCGAATTCAAATTCCGATATGGCAATGGCTATAGCAATGTGTAATTATCTTTATGTAAATAATCTTTATGATAAAGAATTTATCGCAAATCACACAACAGGATTTGATGAGTTTAAGGACTATTTTTTAGGCAAAATTGATGGGATTAATAAAGACTTAGCTTGGGCTAGTGATATTTGTGGCATTAGCGAAGTTGAACTTAAAAATCTAGCTTTAAAGCTTAAAAATAATCCTAGCAATATTTTATTAGGTAGGTCAATTCAAAGGCAATTAAACGGCGAATTTAACTATCTAGCAATAATTTGCTTAGCTTGTATGTGTGGGCATATTAGTAAAGATGGCTTAGGAATTGAGTTTAATTTAAGCAGTGGTTGTAAGGGCGAGAGTGCAAAAAATACCGAAAGTTTAAAGAATATTAATTCTCTTTTAGGCGAGATAAAAGGACAAAATCATTATATTCCAAGCTCAAGGCTAAATGAGTGTTTATTAAAGCCAAACTCTACTACAACTTATAAAGATGAGCTTATAAAATATCCTGATATAAAGCTTATGATAAATGCTTGTGGGGCGTATTTTACTCATCAACCAGATTCAAACGAGAGTTTAAAGGCTTTAAATAAGCTTGATTGTATCATTACTCTTGAGCCGTTTTGGACGTCTTTAGCTAAGTTTAGCGATATTGTTTTGCCTGTTGCAATTGAAGGTGAGCGATATGATATAGAACAAAGCACAAATAAAGAGATTTTGTTTGCCCTAAAGCCTATAAAAGAGCCTTTTTATAATGCTTTGAGTGATTTTACAATTTGTAAAGAAATTGCAAAAAGATTTAATAAATCTTATGAGTTTTGCAAAGATTTAGATGAATTAGAGTTAGTTAAAATGGCTTATTTAGACATTGTTAAAAGATACGAAGCAAAAGGGATTTATTTAAGTACATTTCATGAGTTTTTAGAGCGTGGATATGAGAAGGTGCAAGGCTTAAGCGAACTTGAGCCTTATACAAGATTTAAAAATATTTCTAAAATTAATCTTACTATAAAAGGCAAAATCGCAAAATACGAGATAAAAGATGAATTAGCTAGTAAATATCCATTGTTTTTAACCTCAGCACATAGTCCTTATAGACTTCATTCTCAGCTACACAATAGCGATATAAGAGATAGCGAGAATAATCTTGAACCTGTTTATTTACATACTAATTTAGCTAAGCAAAAAGGCATTAAAACAGGCGATATAGTAAGGGTTTTTAATGATAGAGGAGAATTACTCGCGGGTACAAGAGTAATTGATGATATTAATCCTAAAAGTATTTTGATTTTTCAAGGGGCTTGGTGGGATAAGTGTGATAATATGTGTATAAATGGCAATGTAAATGTATTAACTAGTGCAAATCCAAGCTCAAGCGTATCAAATAGCAACACAGCTCATACTTGCAAAGTAGATTTAGAAAAATTTCAAGGGAATTTGAAACAGGAAATTAGAGTTTTCAAAGAGCCTAAAATAATAAAAAAACCACTATAA
- the flgE gene encoding flagellar hook protein FlgE, producing MMRSLWSGVSGLQAHQIAMDVEGNNIANVNTTGFKHSRANFSDLMNQTSKVATAPQGELGGKNPMQVGLGTQINSITKIFAQGSIQTTKKNTDLAIQGDGFFVVSPDGGKTYKYTRNGDFVRDAYGNFVDNNGYIAQGWLRDEVTGEVDTTSPIRNIVIKPGLTTPANPTTLVSLKANLNSGNSIGDKKTPIYQLDSNHEWTNINGDGIKVDAGVHKENDVSQNRFITTKDGQLRLNERGVDMGVLFNASGESLGLRKGQGIWVSYAEARTQQLTLGNAGVAGAPTIDNNGSFNTAATLNIEINGTQISASVANIGDMAAAINGVSGKTGVRADIVNGNRLVLINDNKQGTTAAMKNIILRAGNGGQPDNTGLLTTGNGYSDKGDGNNQSIKVITAYQYTYDPNPTNTTHALNANTARTFNTTEDLREAMQKDARLYVNYDGRQVTDANWLIPQNGQQGGTKNDGVEIIVDAKGQFVIKNPKGDAFNGDDGDQFDMTTEAINNRARLLYQAGNGNGMPQPPVQQWDQLTAAQQAAFIAANPNLTTPANTNTNEDDFNMFLSISNLTNPANNVNENDKFMKTMQGMQGALTSGDGIRQTQGLYMSAHSSSIDIFDSLGTKHSIKYDFTKIGYTDDGGTEWGIVIQVPEPCEINISGEGPKNVLTGTIRFNSDGSLQGFSPSSVSFTANNGSTPNQNIDFYFGNPNDFDGITSYDRESNTSGISQDGFSGGDLNGIRIDESGTIIGSFTNGRSFGLAQIAMATFTNNEGLEAEGGNVFTQTSNSGEPVIGAATTGGRGKIQASSLEMSNVDLSTSLTNLIVIQRGYQANSKTITTSDQMLNTLLQLKQ from the coding sequence ATGATGAGATCACTTTGGTCTGGAGTATCAGGTCTTCAGGCACACCAAATAGCAATGGACGTAGAAGGTAATAACATAGCAAACGTTAATACAACAGGCTTTAAGCACTCTCGTGCAAATTTCAGCGATTTAATGAATCAAACAAGCAAAGTTGCAACAGCTCCACAAGGAGAGCTTGGTGGTAAAAACCCTATGCAAGTTGGACTTGGAACTCAAATTAACTCAATTACTAAGATTTTTGCTCAAGGAAGTATCCAAACAACTAAGAAAAACACAGACTTAGCTATCCAAGGAGATGGATTTTTCGTAGTAAGCCCAGATGGTGGTAAAACTTATAAATATACAAGAAACGGGGACTTCGTTCGTGACGCTTATGGTAATTTCGTTGATAATAACGGATATATAGCACAAGGTTGGTTAAGAGATGAAGTAACAGGCGAAGTTGATACTACATCTCCTATTAGAAATATTGTAATTAAACCAGGTCTTACAACTCCTGCAAACCCTACAACTTTAGTAAGTTTAAAAGCAAACCTAAACTCAGGTAATAGCATAGGTGATAAAAAAACTCCTATCTATCAATTAGATAGCAATCACGAATGGACTAATATAAATGGCGATGGCATTAAGGTTGATGCGGGCGTTCATAAAGAAAACGATGTTTCACAAAATAGATTTATTACTACAAAAGACGGACAATTACGCTTAAATGAGCGTGGCGTTGATATGGGAGTATTATTTAATGCTAGTGGTGAAAGCCTTGGACTTAGAAAAGGTCAAGGAATTTGGGTTAGCTATGCAGAAGCTAGAACTCAGCAATTAACATTAGGAAATGCAGGTGTAGCAGGAGCTCCAACCATTGATAATAATGGATCATTTAATACAGCAGCTACTCTAAATATAGAAATAAACGGAACTCAAATTAGTGCTAGTGTAGCAAATATAGGAGATATGGCGGCTGCGATTAATGGAGTAAGTGGTAAAACAGGTGTAAGAGCTGATATAGTAAATGGTAATAGATTGGTTTTAATCAATGATAATAAGCAAGGCACAACAGCTGCTATGAAAAATATTATTTTAAGAGCAGGGAATGGGGGGCAACCAGACAATACAGGATTATTAACTACAGGAAATGGATATAGCGATAAAGGTGATGGAAATAACCAAAGTATAAAAGTAATTACAGCTTATCAATATACTTATGATCCAAATCCAACAAATACAACACATGCATTAAATGCAAATACAGCAAGGACATTTAATACAACAGAAGATTTAAGAGAAGCTATGCAAAAAGATGCAAGGCTTTATGTAAACTACGATGGAAGACAAGTAACAGATGCCAATTGGTTAATTCCACAAAACGGACAGCAAGGTGGAACAAAAAACGATGGTGTAGAAATAATAGTAGATGCTAAAGGACAATTCGTTATAAAAAATCCAAAAGGCGATGCATTCAATGGTGATGATGGTGATCAATTTGATATGACAACAGAAGCTATTAATAATAGAGCTAGATTATTATATCAAGCAGGTAATGGAAATGGTATGCCTCAACCTCCTGTTCAACAATGGGATCAACTAACAGCGGCACAACAAGCTGCTTTTATAGCTGCTAATCCAAATTTAACAACTCCAGCTAACACAAACACAAACGAAGATGACTTCAATATGTTCTTAAGCATTAGCAACCTAACAAACCCTGCAAATAATGTTAATGAAAACGATAAGTTTATGAAAACTATGCAAGGTATGCAAGGAGCACTTACAAGTGGAGATGGAATTCGCCAAACTCAAGGATTATATATGAGCGCACATAGTTCAAGTATTGATATATTTGACTCACTTGGAACAAAACACTCAATTAAATATGACTTCACAAAAATAGGCTACACAGATGATGGTGGAACAGAGTGGGGAATAGTAATTCAAGTTCCAGAACCATGCGAAATCAACATTAGTGGCGAAGGTCCAAAAAACGTTCTAACAGGAACAATTAGATTTAATAGTGATGGTTCATTACAAGGATTTAGCCCAAGTTCAGTTAGCTTTACAGCAAACAATGGTTCAACTCCAAATCAAAACATAGATTTTTATTTCGGTAATCCAAATGATTTTGATGGAATTACTAGCTATGATAGAGAGAGTAATACAAGTGGTATTTCTCAAGATGGCTTTAGTGGTGGAGACTTAAACGGAATTAGAATTGATGAAAGTGGAACAATCATCGGAAGCTTTACAAATGGTAGAAGCTTTGGTCTAGCACAAATTGCTATGGCAACATTTACAAATAACGAAGGTTTGGAAGCTGAAGGTGGTAACGTATTTACTCAAACTTCAAACTC